One Cedecea neteri DNA segment encodes these proteins:
- the yvcK gene encoding uridine diphosphate-N-acetylglucosamine-binding protein YvcK, producing MRNRTLADLDRVVALGGGHGLGRVMSSLSTLGSRLTGIVTTTDNGGSTGRIRRSEGGIAWGDMRNCLNQLITEPSVASTMFEYRFGGNGELSGHNLGNLMLKALDHLSVRPLEAINLIRNLLKVDAQLIPMSEHPVDLMATDDQGNAVYGEVSIDQLLNPPQDLAVYPKVPATREAIESIAEADLILIGPGSFYTSLMPILLLEEMDQALRRTPAPMVYIGNLGKELSPAAASLSLRQKLELMEQHIGKRVIDAVLVGPHVDVSEVGDRLVIQQPLEASDIRYRHDRQLLRAALEQAVQQLG from the coding sequence ATGCGTAATCGCACGCTTGCAGATCTTGATCGGGTTGTCGCGCTCGGCGGTGGACACGGCCTGGGTCGCGTCATGTCATCCCTTTCCACTCTTGGCTCACGTTTAACCGGCATCGTCACCACGACCGACAACGGCGGCTCAACCGGACGCATTCGACGCTCTGAAGGTGGAATTGCCTGGGGAGATATGCGCAACTGCCTGAACCAGCTGATCACCGAACCAAGCGTGGCATCGACAATGTTTGAGTACCGTTTTGGCGGTAACGGTGAACTTTCAGGCCATAACCTCGGAAACCTGATGTTAAAGGCCCTGGATCACCTCAGCGTGCGCCCTCTGGAGGCAATCAATTTAATTCGTAATCTGCTGAAGGTTGATGCGCAGCTGATTCCGATGTCGGAACATCCGGTTGATTTAATGGCTACCGACGACCAGGGCAACGCCGTGTATGGCGAAGTGAGTATCGACCAGCTGCTTAATCCACCGCAGGATCTGGCGGTCTACCCGAAAGTCCCGGCCACCCGAGAAGCCATAGAGAGCATCGCTGAGGCCGATTTAATTCTGATTGGCCCCGGCAGTTTTTACACCAGTCTGATGCCAATTCTGCTGCTTGAAGAGATGGATCAGGCGCTGCGCCGCACGCCAGCGCCAATGGTGTATATCGGTAATCTGGGCAAAGAGCTAAGCCCCGCTGCGGCCAGCCTTTCCCTGCGCCAAAAACTTGAGCTGATGGAGCAGCATATCGGAAAACGCGTTATTGATGCCGTGTTGGTGGGCCCGCATGTCGACGTCAGCGAGGTGGGCGACAGGTTGGTGATTCAACAGCCGCTGGAAGCGAGCGATATAAGGTATCGCCACGACCGCCAGCTGCTGCGAGCTGCCCTCGAGCAGGCCGTGCAGCAGCTCGGATAA
- the moaB gene encoding molybdenum cofactor biosynthesis protein B: MSQVSAEFIPARIAILTVSSRRGEDDDTSGHYLSEVATEAGHQVVDKAIVKENRYAIRAAVSQWIADEQIQVVLINGGTGFTDGDQTPEALLPLFDREVEGFGELFRMLSFEEIGTSTLQSRAVAGMANKTLIFAMPGSTKACRTAWENIIQPQLDARQRPCNFHPHIKK; this comes from the coding sequence ATGAGTCAGGTAAGCGCAGAGTTTATCCCGGCACGTATTGCTATTTTGACGGTGTCCAGCCGTCGTGGTGAAGATGACGACACTTCTGGTCACTATCTGAGTGAGGTTGCCACGGAAGCGGGACATCAGGTGGTAGACAAGGCCATCGTCAAAGAAAACCGTTATGCCATCCGGGCCGCAGTTTCGCAGTGGATTGCCGATGAGCAGATTCAGGTGGTGCTGATCAACGGCGGCACCGGGTTTACCGACGGAGACCAGACGCCGGAGGCGCTTCTCCCGCTGTTTGACCGGGAAGTTGAAGGCTTTGGCGAGCTGTTTCGCATGCTCTCGTTTGAAGAGATTGGCACCTCTACGCTGCAGTCACGTGCCGTTGCGGGCATGGCGAACAAAACGCTGATTTTTGCCATGCCTGGCTCAACGAAGGCCTGCCGCACCGCCTGGGAAAATATCATTCAGCCTCAACTGGATGCCCGTCAGCGCCCGTGCAATTTCCACCCACATATTAAGAAGTAA
- the moaA gene encoding GTP 3',8-cyclase MoaA, with the protein MTASPVFGKVYSVSQLTDAFARKFYYLRLSITDVCNFRCSYCLPDGYKPHGVANKSFLNVDEIRRVTRAFAALGTEKVRLTGGEPSLRRDFTEIIAAVRENASIRQLAVTTNGYRLARDVNAWRDAGLTALNVSVDSLDARQFHAITGQDKFRQVMEGIDAAFSAGFERVKVNTVLMRDVNHNQLETFLAWIKPRPIQLRFIELMETGDGGTLFRKHHISGQTIRDQLLERGWVHQLRQRSDGPAQVFCHPDYEGEIGLIMPYEKDFCASCNRLRVSSIGNLHLCLFGEQGIALRDLLADDAQQNELEGRISSALAQKKQTHFLHDGNTGITQNLSYIGG; encoded by the coding sequence ATGACTGCATCTCCCGTATTTGGAAAGGTGTATTCAGTGTCCCAGCTTACCGATGCTTTTGCGCGTAAGTTCTATTACTTGCGCTTATCAATTACCGACGTCTGCAACTTTCGCTGCAGCTATTGCCTGCCTGATGGCTATAAGCCGCACGGTGTAGCCAATAAAAGCTTCCTCAACGTCGATGAAATCCGCCGCGTTACCCGAGCTTTCGCTGCTCTGGGTACCGAAAAGGTGCGCCTGACAGGCGGGGAACCTTCTTTGCGCCGCGACTTTACCGAAATCATCGCCGCGGTGCGTGAAAACGCGTCTATTCGCCAGCTTGCGGTGACGACCAACGGCTATCGCCTGGCCCGGGATGTTAACGCCTGGCGTGATGCGGGGCTGACCGCCCTGAACGTGAGCGTCGACAGCCTGGACGCTCGTCAGTTTCATGCCATTACCGGCCAGGATAAATTTCGCCAGGTGATGGAAGGCATTGACGCGGCTTTCAGCGCGGGTTTTGAGCGAGTAAAAGTGAACACCGTGCTGATGCGTGACGTAAACCACAATCAGCTCGAGACCTTCCTGGCCTGGATTAAACCGCGCCCCATCCAGCTCCGCTTTATTGAGCTGATGGAAACCGGCGACGGCGGCACGCTTTTCCGCAAACACCATATTTCCGGCCAGACCATTCGTGACCAGTTGCTTGAGCGTGGCTGGGTTCACCAATTGCGTCAGCGCAGCGACGGCCCCGCTCAGGTCTTCTGCCATCCCGACTATGAAGGTGAAATCGGGCTCATCATGCCGTATGAGAAAGATTTCTGTGCCAGCTGCAACCGGCTGAGGGTTTCGTCCATCGGTAATCTTCACCTTTGCCTGTTTGGCGAACAGGGGATTGCGCTGCGCGATCTGTTAGCGGATGACGCCCAGCAAAATGAGCTGGAAGGGCGTATCTCTTCCGCGCTGGCACAAAAAAAGCAAACCCATTTCCTGCATGACGGTAATACCGGCATCACCCAAAATCTGTCGTATATCGGCGGCTAG
- the uvrB gene encoding excinuclease ABC subunit UvrB, with the protein MSKAFKLNSAFKPSGDQPEAILRLKDGLENGLAHQTLLGVTGSGKTFTVANVIADLQRPTMVLAPNKTLAAQLYGEMKEFFPDNAVEFFVSYYDYYQPEAYVPSSDTFIEKDASVNEHIEQMRLSATKALLERRDVIVVASVSAIYGLGDPDLYLKMMLHLTKGMIIDQRAILRRLTELQYTRNDQAFQRGTFRVRGEVVDIFPAESDDLALRVELFDEEVERLSLFDPLTGQIDQTIQRFTIYPKSHYVTPRERIVQAMEDIKVELAERRKFLLENNKLLEEQRIAQRTQFDLEMMNELGYCSGIENYSRFLSGRGPGEPPPTLFDYLPADGLLVVDESHVTIPQIGGMYRGDRARKETLVEYGFRLPSALDNRPLKFEEFEALAPQTIYVSATPGNYELEKSGDDIVDQVVRPTGLLDPVIEVRPVATQVDDLLSEIRKRVAINERVLVTTLTKRMAEDLTEYLEEHGERVRYLHSDIDTVERMEIIRDLRLGEFDVLVGINLLREGLDMPEVSLVAILDADKEGFLRSERSLIQTIGRAARNVNGKAILYGDKITPSMAKAIGETERRREKQQRYNEENGITPQGLNKRVVDVLQLGEGMAKTKGRVKTKARSVIEEDEVVLTPKALQQKIHQLESKMLEHAQNLEFEEAAHIRDQLHKLRELFIAAS; encoded by the coding sequence ATGAGTAAAGCGTTCAAACTGAATTCCGCATTTAAACCTTCTGGCGACCAGCCTGAAGCTATCCTTCGCCTGAAAGACGGGCTTGAAAACGGACTGGCACACCAGACGCTGCTGGGCGTGACGGGGTCGGGCAAAACCTTCACCGTAGCAAACGTGATTGCTGACCTTCAGCGCCCAACGATGGTGCTGGCGCCAAACAAGACGCTGGCGGCGCAGCTGTACGGTGAAATGAAAGAGTTCTTTCCGGACAATGCGGTTGAGTTTTTTGTCTCTTACTACGATTACTACCAGCCTGAAGCCTATGTGCCGAGCTCGGACACCTTCATTGAAAAAGATGCATCGGTGAACGAGCACATTGAGCAGATGCGTCTGTCGGCGACCAAAGCGTTGCTTGAGCGCCGGGACGTTATCGTGGTGGCATCCGTGTCGGCAATCTACGGTCTGGGCGATCCGGACCTCTACCTGAAGATGATGCTGCACCTGACGAAGGGAATGATCATCGATCAGCGGGCGATCCTCCGCCGTCTCACGGAGCTGCAATATACGCGTAACGATCAGGCTTTCCAGCGTGGAACGTTCCGCGTAAGAGGAGAAGTGGTCGATATCTTCCCGGCTGAATCCGACGATCTTGCTTTGCGCGTGGAGCTGTTTGACGAAGAAGTTGAAAGGCTATCGCTGTTTGATCCATTGACCGGGCAAATCGATCAAACTATTCAGCGTTTTACCATCTACCCTAAATCGCACTACGTGACGCCACGCGAGCGTATCGTGCAGGCGATGGAAGACATCAAAGTTGAACTGGCCGAGCGCCGAAAATTCCTGCTGGAAAATAATAAACTGCTGGAAGAGCAGCGCATTGCCCAGCGTACCCAGTTTGATCTCGAAATGATGAACGAGCTGGGTTACTGCTCGGGCATTGAAAACTACTCTCGCTTCCTGTCCGGGCGGGGGCCTGGCGAACCGCCTCCGACGCTTTTTGACTATCTACCGGCGGATGGCCTGCTGGTGGTGGATGAATCCCACGTCACCATTCCGCAAATTGGCGGCATGTATCGCGGTGACCGTGCCCGTAAAGAAACGCTGGTGGAATACGGTTTCCGCCTGCCGTCAGCGCTGGATAACCGCCCGTTAAAATTTGAAGAGTTTGAAGCGTTGGCCCCGCAGACCATTTATGTTTCAGCGACGCCGGGCAACTACGAGCTGGAGAAATCCGGCGATGACATCGTTGACCAGGTTGTTCGTCCTACGGGGCTGCTCGATCCGGTGATTGAAGTGCGTCCGGTGGCCACGCAGGTAGACGATTTGCTCTCTGAAATTCGTAAGCGGGTGGCAATCAACGAGCGTGTACTGGTGACGACGTTAACCAAGCGGATGGCGGAAGACCTGACTGAATATTTAGAGGAGCACGGTGAACGCGTGCGCTACCTGCACTCAGATATCGATACCGTAGAGCGCATGGAGATTATCCGCGATTTGCGTCTCGGTGAGTTTGACGTGCTGGTGGGGATCAACCTGCTGCGAGAAGGCCTTGATATGCCGGAAGTGTCGCTGGTTGCCATTCTTGACGCGGACAAAGAAGGTTTTCTGCGTTCTGAGCGCTCGCTGATTCAGACGATTGGCCGTGCGGCGCGTAACGTTAACGGCAAGGCGATTCTCTATGGCGATAAAATTACGCCGTCGATGGCGAAAGCGATTGGTGAAACCGAACGCCGCCGTGAGAAGCAGCAGCGCTACAACGAAGAGAATGGCATTACGCCGCAGGGCCTGAACAAGCGTGTGGTAGATGTTCTGCAGCTTGGCGAAGGCATGGCGAAGACCAAAGGACGGGTTAAAACCAAAGCGCGCAGCGTGATTGAAGAAGATGAAGTTGTGCTGACGCCGAAAGCGCTGCAGCAGAAAATTCACCAGCTTGAAAGCAAAATGCTGGAGCACGCGCAGAATCTTGAGTTTGAAGAGGCGGCGCATATTCGCGACCAGCTTCACAAGCTGCGCGAACTGTTTATCGCCGCCTCATAA
- a CDS encoding ABC transporter ATP-binding protein, with protein MLSLRAVNQFYGDHHILWNLDLELTPGECTCVIGAPGQGKTTLVNCITGYLPVQSGSMLWQQAGQPPEDLVNKPVERRAALGIGYVPQDRRIFSQLSVEENLQIAMMAGHQAPRAIPALIDDLFPELYSLRQVKSGELSGDMQQQLALARALVLEPKLLILDEPTFGRGQRFITEMGNLIRRLNHDFGLTILLVEQRLSFIRRVADKFCLLHKGRNVAQGNVAQLDDKLVAGWLET; from the coding sequence ATGCTTAGCTTACGCGCTGTTAATCAGTTCTACGGTGACCATCACATACTGTGGAACCTGGATCTCGAACTGACCCCGGGAGAATGCACCTGCGTGATTGGTGCTCCAGGCCAGGGAAAAACCACGCTCGTAAACTGCATTACTGGCTATTTGCCAGTACAAAGCGGCAGTATGTTGTGGCAACAGGCGGGACAACCACCTGAGGATCTGGTCAATAAACCCGTTGAGCGGCGAGCTGCGCTTGGAATCGGCTATGTTCCCCAGGACAGACGCATTTTCTCTCAGCTTAGCGTTGAGGAAAACCTTCAGATAGCGATGATGGCAGGCCATCAGGCCCCCCGGGCCATTCCTGCGCTGATTGATGACCTGTTTCCCGAGCTCTATAGCCTGCGGCAGGTAAAAAGCGGCGAACTTAGTGGAGATATGCAGCAACAGTTAGCGCTTGCCCGGGCACTGGTTTTAGAACCTAAGCTGCTGATACTGGATGAGCCAACTTTCGGTAGAGGCCAGAGATTCATCACGGAAATGGGCAATCTCATTCGGCGCTTAAACCACGATTTCGGCCTGACCATTTTGCTGGTCGAGCAGCGGCTGTCTTTTATTCGCCGGGTAGCAGACAAGTTTTGCCTGTTGCATAAAGGCCGGAATGTCGCACAAGGGAATGTCGCTCAGCTGGACGACAAGCTCGTTGCGGGCTGGCTAGAAACCTGA